One genomic window of Meles meles chromosome 3, mMelMel3.1 paternal haplotype, whole genome shotgun sequence includes the following:
- the CARTPT gene encoding cocaine- and amphetamine-regulated transcript protein: protein MESPRLRPLTLLGAALLLLLPLLGARAQEEAELQPRALDIYSAVEDASHEKELIEALQEVLKKLKTKSIPIYEKKYGQVPMCHAGERCAVRKGARIGKLCDCPRGTTCNSFLLKCL from the exons ATGGAGAGCCCCCGTCTTCGTCCGCTGACCCTCTTGGGTGCTGCCCTGCTTTTGCTGCTACCTCTGCTCGGTGCCCGTGCCCAGGAGGAAGCTGAGCTCCAGCCCCGAGCCCTGGACATCTACTCTGCCGTGGAGGATGCCTCTCACGAGAAGGAGCTG ATCGAAGCGCTACAGGAAGTCCTGAAGAAGCTCAAGACTAAAAGTATTCCAATCTATGAGAAGAAGTATGGCCAAGTCCCCATG TGCCACGCTGGGGAGCGGTGCGCCGTGCGAAAAGGAGCGAGGATTGGGAAGCTGTGCGACTGTCCCCGAGGAACCACCTGCAATTCGTTCCTTTTGAAGTGCTTGTGA